Within Hyphomicrobiales bacterium, the genomic segment CCGATGCGGCTGGCGGCATAAAGGTTGTCGCCTTCGGTGCCTTTTGGATTACCTGCCGATCTTAGCCATGAATTCCAAGGCGCTGGATTGCCTGCGCCAAAGACGATTGTATCTGTATCGGCATCATAAGAGCCGCCGAGCCAAGTTGCGCCGCCGCCGGTTTTCCAAAGGTCTCCTGGCCAAGTCGCGTTAAGCGTTCCTGTTCTGGTCGATTGTTCGCCGTTTAAAGTCCCAAAGTGGCCTTCAATAACGGGACGCGTCCAAACAAGATCACCTGTTTCTGCGTTGCGCGCTTGCACTTCACCAACAATGCCAAATTCGCCACCAGAGTTACCTGTAATGACAAGACCATTTACGATGAGGGGGGCGGATGTATAGGAGTAGCCTGCTTTATAATCGGCAATTTTTTTGCGCCAAGCAACTTTGCCAGTTTTAGCATCTAGGGCAACAATGCGGGCATCAAGTGTGCCGAAATATACTTTATCGCCGTAGATTGCAGCGCCACGATTGACCACATCACAACAAGGCAAAATACCTTCTGGCAAGCGGGCATCATATTGCCATACTTCTCTACCTGTTTTCACATCAATCGCGTAAAGGCGAGAGTAAGAACCCGTAATGAACATCAACCCATCATGGATAAGCGGCTGGGTTTCTTGTCCGCGTTGTTTTTCACCGCCGAGAGAGAAAGCCCAAGCAGGGAGAAGGTTTTTAACATTGCTCTTATTCAATTTTTCAAGTGGCGAATGACGTTGTAAATGTCGCCCCATACCATTTGTCAAAATACTGGTCGTCGTTGCTGTGTCATTTGCAAGATCAGCTTCAGTCACCCCTTCAGCCAAAGCAGTCGTGGCCATTAGTGCTGTTGCAATGCTTGCGATAATTAGTTTTTTCATTTCTTCCTCCCTCAAATATAAATAATAATTTCAAACGGCCTCCCACCATTTCAAAGAATGTTAACTTAAGAATTCTTGACTAGCAAATGGTTGAAAATTAAATTTTCGTGTCCGTGCAGGTGATTTAAAAATAGGTGTTTTTAAATACTGTATTTTGTTGGTGAAAACCAAAGCAAACGACAATCAAAAGCGCAAAGTTTTCTAAGCTGCTTTTCGTGCAAGCCCAGTTCTGGCTGGGTTATAGCCCCACACACTTGCCCCTAAAAATACCAATAAGGCGCAGACCACAACGACAAGCGCTGTGCCGTTAAACTGGCCGTAAAGCGCGAAACGGAGCAATTCAACGGCATGTGAAAAAGGGTTCCATGCACAGATGTTCTTCAACAAAACAGATGCTTCAGCCATTTTCCAAAGCGGATATAAGGCTGTTGATAAAAAGAACATTGGGAAGATCACAAAATTCATAACGCCTGCAAAGTTCTCAAGTTGTTTGATCGTTGCAGATAGAAAAAGCCCCAAACCGCCGAGCATCAATCCGTTTAACAATAAGATGGGCAGGGCCAAGATATATCCATGGATCGGGAATGTGATGCCAACCAAAGCTGCGATTGCCAAAAAGCAATAGACTTGCACGATGGATACAAACGTTCCTGCAAGCAGTTTTGAAAACAAGAGCCACCAGCGCGGAATAGGGCTGGTTAAAAGCAATCTCATTGATCCCATTTCGCGGTCATAAACCAGACTGAGCGAAGATTGCATTCC encodes:
- a CDS encoding PQQ-dependent methanol/ethanol family dehydrogenase, giving the protein MKKLIIASIATALMATTALAEGVTEADLANDTATTTSILTNGMGRHLQRHSPLEKLNKSNVKNLLPAWAFSLGGEKQRGQETQPLIHDGLMFITGSYSRLYAIDVKTGREVWQYDARLPEGILPCCDVVNRGAAIYGDKVYFGTLDARIVALDAKTGKVAWRKKIADYKAGYSYTSAPLIVNGLVITGNSGGEFGIVGEVQARNAETGDLVWTRPVIEGHFGTLNGEQSTRTGTLNATWPGDLWKTGGGATWLGGSYDADTDTIVFGAGNPAPWNSWLRSAGNPKGTEGDNLYAASRIGMDPATGEIKWHFQTTPREGWDYDGVNEMVAYTDKSGNKRWATADRNGFFYVLDRQDGKFVSATPFVKNITWAKGIDENGRPIFNEDNRPGDPSAAADGKKGETTFTVPSFLGGKNWMPMAHSPKTGNFYVPSNEWGMDIWNEPVTYKKGAAYLGSGFTIKPIFKDHIGSLKAIDPDTGEVKWEFKNNAPLWAGVMTTAGGLVFTGTPEGEFIAFDDETGEQLWSFQTGSGIVGQPVTWEQDGEQYVSVISGWGGAVPLWGGEVAKKVNYLNQGGTLWTFKLPKQLASSN
- a CDS encoding ABC transporter permease; this translates as MKHALIGTQAIIKREALRFVSQRGRFIASLVRPLIWLIVFAAGFRAALGLSIAPPYETYITYEVYIVPGLCGMVQLFNGMQSSLSLVYDREMGSMRLLLTSPIPRWWLLFSKLLAGTFVSIVQVYCFLAIAALVGITFPIHGYILALPILLLNGLMLGGLGLFLSATIKQLENFAGVMNFVIFPMFFLSTALYPLWKMAEASVLLKNICAWNPFSHAVELLRFALYGQFNGTALVVVVCALLVFLGASVWGYNPARTGLARKAA